In Colletotrichum higginsianum IMI 349063 chromosome 3, whole genome shotgun sequence, a genomic segment contains:
- a CDS encoding Ribonuclease P protein subunit p29, which produces MAPSSQPVTQALLARAHSPESVNRIFSDKIQYRPLYLRPSSPPPPSNARNARRNAREEAKKKQRLKPKPLAARERHRRGLYDVPRRGQKYAIFEPLHRLWLGYVEEILGSELYHGGAAAAAKLSAAEFHGARVEVSRSSCPSRVGITGIVIKDGKFAFEIITPKNEIKVVPKEGTWFKFEIPVKEPVADPQATTEASPRRFVFEVLGDQFLTRGADRANKKFKHHYLKNL; this is translated from the coding sequence ATGGCCCCCTCGAGCCAACCCGTCACACAGGCGCTGCTCGCGCGGGCGCATTCTCCCGAAAGCGTCAACCGCATTTTCTCGGACAAAATCCAGTACCGCCCTCTCTACCTCCGacccagctcgccgccgccgccttcgaaCGCCCGGAACGCCCGCCGCAACGCTCGCGAGgaagccaagaagaagcagaggcTCAAGCCGAagcccctcgccgcccgcgaacGGCACAGGCGCGGCCTGTACGACGtgcctcgccgaggccaaaaATACGCCATCTTCGAGCCCCTACATCGCCTGTGGCTGGGATACGTTGAGGAGATCCTCGGCTCTGAGCTGTACCATGGCGGAgctgccgcggccgcgaAGCTGAGTGCCGCCGAGTTTCACGGCGCCCGCGTCGAAGTTTCGCGAAGCTCCTGCCCGAGCAGGGTCGGCATCAcgggcatcgtcatcaaggacggcaagtTCGCGTTCGAGATCATCACGCCCAAGAACGAGATCAAGGTTGTGCCGAAGGAAGGGACTTGGTTCAAGTTCGAGATACCAGTCAAAGAGCCCGTCGCCGACCCCCAAGCGACCACCGAAGCCTCCCCACGGCGCTTCGTcttcgaggtcctcggcgaccagTTCCTCACGCGCGGCGCCGACCGAGCCAACAAAAAGTTCAAGCATCACTACCTAAAGAACCTCTGA
- a CDS encoding Pantoate-beta-alanine ligase, giving the protein MLARTLRVAGASPGSAAAAAAAAARAHQQQQLRTACSSSSSSAGPETLPSSPIRVFRSVSALRTWRRPHVVNYRSVGLVPTMGALHEGHLSLIRAAARENHHVVVSLYVNPAQFGASEDLASYPVTWARDADVLRNLDRELADDGANLGRVSAVFAPTTAEMYPSGFPGQEVGSKGSFVTITPVGEVLEGASRPTFFRGVATVCMKLFNIVQPERVYFGQKDVQQTVIIRRMVEDFMLPMEVVVGDTMREADGLALSSRNVYLGERRRKVATVLSRALRAAEEKYRQGALGREAILGAANQVAAAVLSEQSRLAPKDRVMFEVDYISLADPDSMQEINTVVPTKGGILSGAVKMLPVEEPQPGEDLGHSNGPAVRLIDNIILKPDQTPSK; this is encoded by the coding sequence ATGCTCGCCCGCACCCTCCGCGTCGCGGGCGCAAGTCccggctccgccgccgccgccgccgccgccgccgcacgcgctcatcaacaacagcagctCCGAACAGcatgctcctcctcctcctcctccgccggcCCCGAAACCCTCCCCTCGAGCCCCATACGCGTCTTCcgctccgtctcggccctcCGCACCTGGCGCCGTCCGCACGTCGTAAACTACCGctccgtcggcctcgtcccgACGATGGGCGCCCTGCACGAGGGTCACCTCTCGCTtatccgcgccgccgcccgcgagaaccaccacgtcgtcgtctccctcTACGTCAACCCGGCCCAGTTCGGCGCCTCCGAGGACCTGGCCTCGTACCCCGTCACCTGGGctcgcgacgccgacgtcctgCGTAACCTCGACCGCGAGCTGGCGGACGACGGTGCcaacctcggccgcgtcAGCGCCGTCTTCGCGCCCACCACGGCCGAGATGTACCCCTCGGGCTTCCCCGGCCAGGAAGTCGGCAGCAAGGGCAGCTTCGTGACCATCACCCCTGTCGGCGAagtcctcgagggcgccagCCGGCCGACTTTCTTCCGCGGCGTCGCGACGGTGTGCATGAAGCTGTTCAACATCGTCCAGCCCGAACGCGTCTACTTCGGCCAGAAGGACGTCCAGCAGACCGTCATCATCCGCCGCATGGTCGAGGACTTCATGCTGCCGATGGAGGTTGTCGTCGGGGACACGATGCGCGAAGCGGACGGCCTCGCGCTAAGCTCGCGCAACGTGTACCTCGGCGAGCGGAGGCGCAAGGTCGCGACGGTGCTGAGCCGCGCCCTcagggcggccgaggaaaAATATCGGCAAGGCGCGCTCGGCCGCGAGGCGATCCTTGGCGCCGCGaaccaggtcgccgccgccgttctgTCGGAGCAGTCGAGGCTGGCGCCCAAGGACAGGGTCATGTTCGAGGTAGACTACATCTCGCTGGCGGACCCGGACTCCATGCAGGAGATCAACACGGTCGTGCCGACAAAGGGCGGGATCCTCAGCGGCGCGGTCAAGATGCTGCCGGTGGAGGAGCCGCAGCCGGGCGAGGACCTTGGCCACAGCAACGGACCGGCGGTACGACTTATCGACAACATCATTCTCAAGCCCGACCAAACGCCCAGTAAATAA
- a CDS encoding Acyltransferase, producing MAKNDDSAPDLKILGDQITLQPSGYVKPSQPRHDEKEEALMKHMARFRSEPLQFLREVSLYVSGTGWRAYDNAIGQPIFYPGFSDKMKEAVLSAKLLQERIADLAEKRVAVEEKEGLLNKQDKDFDLKRARRRAVIESGIQEVAEKMTDDMICKFESKTFIRSAYYLVTQLTLRAYNQGIHVSSEEVLRLRKVAEEAEKKKQSIIFLPCHRSHVDYVSLQLICYRLGLGLPVVVAGDNLNFPLVGSFLQHAGAMWIRRAFGDDILYTTLVQTYIDTLLQGGFNFECFIEGGRSRTGKLLPPKFGILSFILDSILSGRVEDAIICPVSTQYDKVIETEGYVTELLGVPKKKENLADFLSGGSSVLSLRLGRVDVRFHEPWSLRGFVNEQLTRLSRLPTGLSMDTRNPENTAIRHKLLRILGYKVLSDINDVSVVMPTALIGTVLLTLRGRGVGKTELERRVMWLTDRVRAKGGRVAHFGNAPLSDIIERGLDVLGKDLVGVVKDLPEPTYYAVDRFQLSFYRNMTIHLFISEAIVSAAMYMKVKQGGGPAMQDISFQELQDQIQFLSSLFRGEFIFPSEGLAANLEKTLRDLEADKVLKLHRDAQGKVVVVGLSDHERVVGRENYDFYCFLIWPFIEASWLAAVSLMGLTPPLGQKDDIWIEVAKAQGSAQLLGKTLYHQGDLSYFEAVNKETLKNAFQRFEEEGILQVVKSKDPKVPPRLRLDPEWRPSRDPETGSLNASGRLWDFTEKIASSRREGKNRRDGATVSTRVLRLTDLLGSKLFDSARNIDGKGVSPTLSIEDARQLKRSIKEQRKRRSLENRAHL from the exons ATGGCAAAGAACGACGATTCGGCGCCGGATCTGAAGATTCTCGGCGACCAAATCACCCTCCAGCCTAGCGGCTACGTCAAGCCATCCCAACCACGCCatgacgagaaggaggaggctctGATGAAGCACATGGCCCGCTTCCGCTCCGAACCCCTACA GTTCCTCCGCGAAGTCTCGCTGTACGTCTCCGGCACCGGCTGGCGCGCTTACGACAATGCAATCGGCCAACCCATCTTCTACCCCGGCTTCAGTGATAAGATGAAGGAAGCTGTCCTGTCGGCTAAGTTGTTGCAGGAGCGCATCGCAGATCTGGCCGAGAAGCGTGTTGCCGtagaagagaaggaagggcTGTTGAACAAGCAAGACAAGGACTTCGACCTGAAGCGCGCGCGCAGACGAGCAGTCATTGAGTCTGGCATTCAAGAGGTGGCTGAGAAGATGACGGACGACATGATTTGCAAGTTCGAAAGCAAGACATTCATCCGGAGCGCATACTACCTCGTCACTCAGCTGACCCTGCGCGCTTACAACCAAGGCATACACGTATCCAGCGAGGAGGTTCTGAGGCTGCGTAAGGTCGcagaggaggccgagaagaagaagcaaagcATCATATTCCTGCCCTGCCATCGATCACACGTCGACTACGTCTCGCTCCAGCTCATCTGCTACCGTCTGGGCCTGGGATTGCCTGTCGTCGTGGCGGGAGACAACCTCAACTTTCCCCTCGTGGGGAGTTTCCTGCAGCATGCCGGCGCCATGTGGATTCGGAGAGCCTTTGGCGACGACATTCTGTACACGACCCTGGTGCAGACCTATATCGACACTTTGCTGCAGGGCGGCTTCAACTTCGAGTGCTTCATCGAGGGCGGTCGGTCAAGGACGGGGAAGCTGTTGCCGCCAAAGTTCGGCATCCTCAGCTTCATCTTGGATAGCATCTTGTCTGGCCgagtcgaggacgccatcatcTGCCCTGTGAGCACACAATACGACAAGGTCATCGAGACGGAAGGCTACGTGACGGAGCTGTTAGGCGTGCCCAAAAAGAAGGAGAACTTGGCTGATTTTCTATCGGGCGGCTCCTCGGTGTTGTCCTTGCGGCTCGGTAGAGTCGACGTCAGGTTCCATGAGCCCTGGAGCTTGCGCGGCTTCGTCAACGAGCAGCTCACGAGGCTGTCCAGGTTACCGACCGGTCTCAGCATGGACACGCGGAACCCCGAAAACACGGCCATCCGCCACAAGCTCCTTCGTATTCTGGGCTACAAGGTCCTGTCCGACATCAACGACGTCTCCGTGGTCATGCCCACAGCCTTGATCGGCACCGTCCTGCTCACCTTGCGAGGCAGAGGCGTCGGAAAGACCGAGCTTGAGCGTCGCGTGATGTGGCTAACCGATCGCGTGCGTGCAAAGGGTGGCAGAGTCGCCCATTTTGGTAACGCACCACTGTCCGATATCATCGAGCGTGGTCTCGACGTCTTGGGTAAAGACTTGGTGGGCGTCGTAAAAGACCTGCCAGAACCCACCTACTACGCCGTCGACCGCTTCCAGCTTTCCTTCTACCGCAACATGACTATTCATCTGTTCATCTCGGAGGCTATTGTGAGCGCTGCCATGTACATGAAGGTcaagcagggcggcggcccaGCCATGCAAGATATCTCGTTCCAAGAACTTCAGGATCAGATTCAGTTCTTGTCGTCTTTGTTCCGTGGGGAATTCATCTTCCCCAGCGAAGGTCTTGCCGCTAACCTGGAAAAGACTCTGCGAGACTTGGAGGCAGACAAGGTCTTGAAGCTACACCGGGACGCTCAAGGCAAGGTTGTCGTGGTTGGTCTTTCGGATCACGAGAGGGTCGTCGGACGAGAGAACTACGATTTTTACTGCTTCCTCATTTGGCCGTTTATCGAGGCTAGTTGGCTCGCGGCAGTCTCTCTGATGGGCCTGACGCCACCTCTTGGCCAGAAGGACGACATCTGGATCGAGGTGGCAAAGGCCCAAGGCAGCGCGCAACTG CTCGGCAAGACACTCTACCATCAAGGCGACCTCAGCTACTTTGAGGCGGTAAACAAGGAGACGCTGAAAAACGCCTTCCAGCGGTtcgaggaagaaggcatTCTGCAGGTTGTCAAGTCCAAGGACCCCAAGGTCCCTCCGCGCCTGCGTCTCGATCCCGAGTGGCGCCCTTCCCGCGATCCCGAAACCGGCAGTCTGAACGCCTCTGGTCGGCTCTGGGACTTCACCGAGAAGATCGCCTCGAGCCGACGAGAGGGCAAGAACCGTCGTGACGGGGCCACCGTCAGCACCCGTGTGCTGCGCCTGACGGACCTGCTGGGAAGCAAGCTGTTCGATTCCGCCAGGAACATTGACGGTAAGGGCGTGTCGCCGACGCTGAGCATCGAGGATGCGCGGCAGCTCAAGCGGAGCATCAAGGAGCAGAGAAAGCGCCGGTCGTTGGAGAACCGCGCGCACTTGTAA
- a CDS encoding Short-chain dehydrogenase: MSSPRKLNILITGCSPGGMGAALATVFHDAGHHVYATARNPSKLAPLAAQGMRTIPLDVTSASSIQTAVEAVSSSLFDGEGLDMLVNNAAGSYTMPIADVSLDAARALFDQNVWGQIAVTQAFLPLLLKSATTLTRSSSTASGGPGRAMVVNHTSVGSVTALPFQGVYNASKAALAMLSETMRLELAPFGIGVVDLKTAGVRTNIISNNNVNTRAEGLPADSIYGPAREVVEKAMSQKGLVDRGVTAEQWAAEVAALLLGKNPPAVIWKGESAMVARVASSMPCNMFEGFIKKMTKLDVVEELITESRR; this comes from the coding sequence ATGTCTTCACCGAGAAAGCTCAACATCCTGATCACCGGGTGCTCCCCAGGAGGGATGGGCGCGGCTCTGGCTACCGTCTTCCACGACGCCGGGCATCACGTCTACGCGACGGCGCGGAACCCGTCCAAACTGGCGCCGCTCGCAGCGCAAGGCATGCGGACGATCCCCTTGGACGtgacgtcggcgtcctccATCCAAaccgccgtcgaggccgtctcctcctctctcttcgacggcgagggtCTGGACATGCTCGTCAACAACGCGGCGGGCAGCTACACGATGcccatcgccgacgtctcGCTGGACGCCGCGAGAGCGCTGTTCGACCAGAACGTCTGGGGGCAGATCGCCGTCACGCAGGCCTTTCTGCCCCTGCTCCTCAAGTCCGCGACGACCTTGACCcgatcgtcgtcgacggcgagcggcGGCCCGGGCCGGGCCATGGTCGTCAACCACACCTCGGTCGGGTCCGTCACCGCGCTTCCCTTCCAGGGCGTCTACAACGCGtccaaggccgccctcgccatgCTATCCGAGACGAtgcgcctcgagctcgcgcccttcggcatcggcgtcgtcgacctcaagACGGCGGGCGTGCGGACCAACATAATCTCCAACAACAACGTCAACACCAGGGCCGAGGGGTTGCCGGCAGACTCGATATACGGACCGGCGCgggaggtcgtcgagaaggccatGAGCCAGAAGGGCCTCGTCGATAGGGGGGTCACGGCGGAGCAGTGGGCTGCCGAGGTGGCGGCGCTCTTGCTGGGGAAGAACCCGCCGGCGGTCATCTGGAAGGGCGAGAGCGCGATGGTGGCTCGGGTCGCCAGCTCGATGCCCTGCAACATGTTTGAGGGGTTCATCAAGAAGATGACCAAGTTGGATGTTGTGGAGGAGCTTATTACGGAGAGCAGGAGGTGA